A stretch of DNA from Vidua chalybeata isolate OUT-0048 chromosome 3, bVidCha1 merged haplotype, whole genome shotgun sequence:
GTGTCTGGTGGACTACAGGTCTGTGGCACCAACCATGCCCAGGCTGAGAGGAACCACCCTTGCTGGGGGATGTGATGTCCGCAGATCACAGTTTGGTATTTGTGACAGGTGTGGCTGCAGTATGCTCCCTTCTACATTAATTAGCAAGAGCTCTTGCTTTCCCAGCAAGCTGCCAATACACCCCTACTTCCACCTAAGTACCCACCACACAGGCATCTCTGAAACAGCGGCAGTGTCTGAGAAACAGTGCCAGACAGCCTTCTCTGTGGGACATAGTGGAGCAGATAGGAGCATCCAGCAAGACCTGCCTGTCTCCTAATTCCCACCTGTAGAGGCATCTCTGGAAAGGAGAGAAGAGCCCTCTCCTCCTTACCCCTTCTCTTATCTCAGCACACAAGGATGCATCCATCCCTCTTGAATAAGCTAGTGGCAATCCCTTGCTAACACAGGTGGTGGGAGGTGAGCCAACACTCAGGGAGATGGCGGAGACCAAGGCTGGTGTTTTCCcagcaaggagaaagaaaggcGCTGCCTGAAGGACAGTAGTCTTCCTCTTTAGCAGGCCTTGCTCTTGTCACCTCTGCTCCTGTTTCCACAGCTGGAGTGGGTGCTGAGGACTGGTATTGCTAACAGAGAGGGGAATccctggggagggaggcaggtCAGGCACTGGGCAGGCTGCCTGGGTCATGGTTTGGTGCTGTGCGTTAGCAAGCGTGAGCTGTGAGCTGGGTGTCTCCCTTGAAAAGGCTCCGTGGCTCAGAGGCTGCCAGGCCCCTGGGAGCTGATCGCGGTGTGGGGTGAGAGTGAGTGAAGCATTCAAGTACAGCTACTGCTATACACTCGTGGGTCCAGCATggaaggctgtgctgcagcatctcAAGTGTATACTATATGCAGAAGTTACCCAGTCTGCTGGGCTCGCAGAAGAAGGTCATTATCTGGCAGCTGCCTTACTTTCCAGGGACACCTGCTTTCCTTTGGTTGCTGGACTTTGAGTCTGGGTTTTTCCTCTTTGTCGTTTTTTGGCCATGCCAGGAGATGGCAGGGAATCTCCTGTAGGCCCCGGGGCCTGAGCTGGGGGCTGAGGTCGGGGGGAAGGAGGAACTCGCTGAGGAGCAGTCCCTGGTTTATGCTGTCGGCAGGGAGAAGGACTTTCCCTCCGAGGCAGCAGCTGGCTTCTGGGGGAAGTACTGGGGTTCCTGGAAGGAAGGACAGGGCTCCGAGGGGATGCACCACTGGACCTCTGCGAGCTGCTCCGTGGAGGAAGAGAAGTGGAACTCGGTGACGAAGGAAGCCGACTTTGTACCTGTGTTGTTCGGCCCTCGTATGGGACACTTCCAGCTGGTCTCTGTGTCGGAagcctgcagaggaagaaaagagggagaatGAAGGGAAATTTTGCAAGGGATTCTtgggctcctggcaggactgGCATGAATGTTGACAGGCAATTACAAGGAGTCTCCAGCACCAGGATGGCAAAACCTACACTGTGAACCAGATGGGGCACCAGTTTGAACACTATCCTGTGACTCAATGCAGTTAACTGCTAAGTGTTTGCCTTGATCCTCCAGCACTCTCTGAGTCAACATGCAGGCATGGTACCTGGGACTTTTCTTAACATGCAGAATGGATGCAGCAACCTCTTCCAAGGCAGGAGATACAATTTGGGAATGGGGGCAAGTTGGATTGCACCAGTTGGCCTCTGATGGTAACTGTGATGGAACTGAGGCACTCCCAGCTGGCAGCCTCACTGCCCTTGCAGCTCTAATCACAATAGTCAGGCAGGAGGTCAGGTCTCCCTGCAGAGTCATGGCTGTGCTGCAAAACTGAGAGCTCAACACTGGGGGCATCTGCTATCATCAGACCAAGTGAAAGGGCTTGTAAAAGGAAAGGTCTCAAAGCCAGGCCAAGCAAAGAGAGGCTtcaaaaaaagaagacagagagGTGAGTATTTCACACACCTATGGGCTGAAATGACTGCAGGAAACAAGGACGGACTATGCATTCAAGCCGAGTAAAGGATGAAGTCATGGGAGGTGAGCAAagccctggctgtgtctcctcaaCAAGCCCAGCTCTTTGCATTTCTCACCATTTTGGTCTtacctgcaggcagcagctgcatcctgtggggagctgcacagccctgccatcGCGGCAGCCATGGAGCTCTCCGACCTCGTCACCTCCAGCGGCGTTTTCGCTGGCACAATGGGACGAGGAATTCTGCTCCTTGTGCTTATGgctctctcttctctcctcaGCAGCGCAGccttcttctctcccttctgTGGGATGGAGTCATCAGAGTCGTGGGTGTCCTCCTCAGAACCAGTGGCTGACAGCGTTTCAGAGGCTCGCCGCCGCTCATCGCTGGAGGAGGCCGAGGAGGAGGCGCCTGAGGCCAGCCGGAGGAGGCGGCTCTGTCTCTTCTCCATCACCAGGCGAGCCAGGTCGGGTTGCTTTGCCCTCTTATAAAGCCTTTCTTTGGCTGAGAGTGAAGTTGAAAGGTCTGAACCAGTGTCCTCCTCAGAGAACAAAATGGGTATCCGACTTCTATAGCGGGAGCCCAGCGGCCTCCTGGGGCCCTGCTGTGGCGTCTCGAGGAGGGTCTCTGCTCGCTTCCGGTGTTCTGTCGCTGATGCTGCCTTCTCGAGGCCAGGCTCCCTTGTAGCCACCTTGTCAGGCTCTCCCAAATCCAGCGAGAGCACTGCTTTGCCGGAGACCTCTGGCTTGTCCTCGGGAAGCTTTGGCATGCCATTGGGAAGGGCCGGCTGCTCCCCCACAGTCTCTGAGGTGGTTTCGACATGATTGGCCGAAAGCGCGCAGCTCTCCGTCTctgccccttccagcccagaaTGAATGCTTCCATTCTCCACCAGCACCAGAttgtcctccagctcctcctcgaTGATGACCTCCTCGAACTGCCCCGGGGGGCAGTACTCCTCGTGCCTCATCAGCTGCCCGCTGGAAGACATCACGTTCAGGTGGGTCTTCTCAGCAATGTGAACAAACGTGCGCTCGACTTTGGTGAACGGGGAAGAAGCTGTAGCCACTGCCATGGGAGGTTTTGGTTCCGATTTGAGGACTGAGGACAGGGTCCCTGGCTCAGACACATCCAGCTGGCTCCCCATGGGCTGCGGCCGCTCACTCTGAGGTGTCAGTGCAGCAAGAGTGCCCAGATCAACTTCTGGAGGTAAGTCTGTGGCCACTGGAGACTTTTTCAGATCACCTGGTGAAAACAGCACTAATGTTTTTGAGccttcctccagctccaggtCCCCATCAGCAGTGGATGCTCGACCCTTGGACCCCTTCTGGTCATCAGCCAGGAGCGTGGACGGTGCGCACTCCTGGCTGCGCTCTGTGCTCTTCTGACTCAGGTCGCTGCTGGAATCACTGTGCATGTCAATCTCattgccctcctcctcctcctccccctcatcctgctcatcttcctcctcctcgtagtcttcctcctcttcttcctcctcctcctcctcttttccattCATTTCCAGATAAGGTTCCAGAGGTTTGCAAGGAGCAGTCAAGacaatatttgaaaaatcaaCTTTCTTTATCCGCTGGGATAACTTAGGCTTTTCCCAGTAGTTGCACATATCTTTTCTGAAGTCTTGGTAAGGCAAACTCAAAGGGACTGCCTTGGGCAGgccatttatttcaaatgacTTCAGCATGTATGCctgcaggaagagaaatgtGACAAAAGAAGAGGGTGAGTTAGCATTCAGACACAGCATTGACACAGAACACATCAGGaccaacagcagcaggaagaatCCATGGGAAGCATCTAATCCATCATGCTTCCAAAATACATGCCTGAGCAGTCATCACTCCATCATTTGATTCATACAAACCTTAGAGAGATTCACAGATACTTATCaatgaaggaaacaaaacatgCCAAAGAAGTTCCTTTGTTAGCAGTCTTTAACCTGGACCTAAAAGAACCACTTTCAAGCAATTCATCAGGATTCTTTCACATTTCCCAATCTTCTTCAgtgtttatgtatttatttcagtatttatgtatttacatAGTCACTCCTTCCTTACTGGAACCACTTTTATGACCAGGCTGCAGTGAACTGAAGGAGCACCTCTGGGCTAGATAAATTTCCTGATCACTTTCCATTACCATCCACCATTGTCCCTGGGGCAGTAACACTTGTAGTGCTACTGTGGTCCCCTGGTGTACCATCCATCCCTCCTTCTGCTCCCACATCCCTGTAGCAACTCCTCATTCTGTCTCCTACAGGCTTCTGCTTCCACTAAAATCATCAGCAGGTCAGGAAAGCTGGCACATAAAGTGTCATTATCAGACCCTGGGGTGTCCAACCAGGAGAAGTGAAGGGCAGACAGGCAGGTGGTGGGGGCACtgtttctccagcagcagcctgtggcaGTAGCAGGAAATGATTGCAAATGATCCTACAGAAAAACAGTAGctcacacacacatgcacacacttgACCAAACAAGGccaaaataaataggaaatgcCTGTCAAGCATGGCCTAATTAACAATCAGTTGCAAATGAAAATCACATCAGCACCACTCTGCAGAATGGATTTTAAACCAAATCATTTACAGCACACTTCTGTTAGGGCTTGCAAACTGTAACCTCTCCATAAAATCAACTGGTCAATAATGCATTGACCAGTTACATGTTGACCAGTTACATGTTACCCTTGAAAAGTCCTAACCATGAACAGCAGGGCTCCaaacttctgtgttttccagtgGCATTCGACAGTGCATTCGACAGTGCCAGAGGATATTTAAGCTACAAAACTAAACATTCACCCACTTAACCATgtgagctccagagctgctaACAGCTACCACATTCACCTGGCCGTGGGAATGGatctttttgtctcttttggggagaaaaagagcCCTCAGTGGCTTTTCAGTCCAATGGCACAATTAAAAATGGTGCTGAAAATCTGCATGTGCTGCACctgaaatgtattatttttatgctCCTGTACAGCAGAGACATTTCAAATAGGTTAGTGGGTAGCATCAAGCCGTTCTGCGTGGTGGTAAGTTGTTATCTagttaatatttctttttatagcttataaattaaaacacaggCTGGTTTTGGCAATACCTCTGAATCCAAAACTGCTTCTCTTCTTTCATTAAAGCTGAAGCCTGGCCCTGAAGATGGCCCTGTATTAGCCTGGTTTGGGCTTTCACTGAGCCACTCTGCCTTTTGTATCAGGATGGCAGACATGGAACTTGGATTGCTAAGAGGCACTTACCGCCCTTTGCAAAGGAAATTACCCACGTGGCTTCTTCCCTCAGGCATTTCTTGGAAATTAGCTCATTCAACAGCCTAGGACTGGATGACGCATGTtggctgggtttgtttttcccaaGAAATACATCCACAGTGCTATTCCTAGAATCCTAAACAAACAGATGCACCTCCCCAGTGGGAATGGGACCTGACCAACATCTTGCCTTGTGCTGAGTCCCCCACTGGAAAGAGTTCCACAAACCCAACAACCTCACGCCATTTTCTAGGTGCTGTGTTTGATTATGCAGATGCAcaattgctgtttttctttgcacagTGAAATATGCACCTGTGTAGACCTTCAAATATCTTCCCAGCCATTGGCTTGTGTCATCTCTTCTGCTTTGTGGTCAAGGTGAGCTGaatccagccctgcagagcacatCCCATATAGGCCAGAGATATGGTTTCTGTGCCCTGCAGTCTGCCCCATCAGCAGCCCTGTCTCCAGCAAATCCTCTTTCCTCAATAGCTTTTCCCTTGCAAGACATCGAAAGTTTTTCTGAGATGAGGTTGCACTAAGCAATAATGTATGACATGGAGCTGGACAGCAGGATGTTGCTGTAAGAAAATTAGTAGTTCTTTATTTCTTGTGCTCTGGTGTCCCTCTGCTACCACTGAGTCATGCTGTAGATAACTTTCTAACCCCCATGTACTTCCACCTCTACAAATTCCTTGCAGTATTTAGGAAATGGACTGTGTTTCTGTCTGTCATTTCATTTTCACCATGTATGTTCTACTTCCCTGTATGGACACTGCACCCTGAGCACAACAGTGACTGCTTTGCTTCTACCTACCTTTGGGAGACTTGGactgcttcagctgctgcatgcAGTTCCCCCAAACTGCCAGAACACACTCCTTGAAGCAGCCCGAGACTGTTGCTGCTTTGCCACTTGTAAATGCACCGTGGAGAAAGTCCAAAGAACACAAACATCCAACTACAAGAAACTCTGCTGAACAAGGTGTTCCCAGTTTGAACCCCTCACTAGAGAAGCTTGGGTCCTGTCTTGACAGTCTTTTGTACTACATCACACTCAGGTGCTCTAGGACTATTCCCCAAAGGCCAGGGAAGAACTTTTCTGCTCTGCTATGCTAATGGGGAGGAACTGAGGGAAGATGTCAGAAGATCAGAAGTGAAGAGGCTTAGCCTGTATCTTAAAACTGTAGAATAAAAAAGATACAAGGAATCTCTGGAGATCTCTGCTCCAACCACCCCTCAAAGCAGGACcaagctgcctgtgctgggccacATCCAGCTGAGTTTTTAGTATTTCAAGGATGGAAATCTCACAATCTCTTTGGGACCCTCTCCTGGAGTTTGAGGCTCTTCATGGTGAAAAAGGTGGGGGGTGTAGGATCTAATTCCTGTATCTAACTTTCCTTTCATGCAACTTTTGTCCATAACATCTCATCCTTTCATTGTGCACCTCTGAGAAGAGTATGGAATCTCCCTCCACCAGGCAGttcaagggagaaaaaggatgCCACAATCAATCCTGTTTTTAAGGCAGAACAAACCCAGATCTTTGAGTGTCTCCTCACGTCAGATGTTTCTAGGTCTTGGTCATCCTGGCAGCCCTCTGTCAGGTTCAGTCTCCTGTGAGCAGAAACTATGCCATGAGCTAAGGCAGCCATATTTTCCTGCCTGTTTGACCTCAGATCTCCACTCCTGACTCTCTCTTGACTTGTTGGTCACTTGTCCAGGACTGCCTGTGGCATTACATATGTCTGAGCATGTGTTTCCCACAAAGTCTGCATGTTTCACCTCTTTAACACTCTCTTAATAAAACTTGTCTTAGATTATTGACTAAGGTTGAAGTGCTTGTGAGTGCTGcccaaacaaatattttagaacTCTACCTACTTGTCAAACCTAGAAACTCCCAGGTGGAACTCTGCGGAGTTTCACAACATAAGGCAACTGGGTTGCCAgagatagaaataaaatctgaaagaatGTGGGACTGTTCAGGGTCTGCAAAACTTATCAACCTTATTAAAACATCAATACCACTGCCCTCTTCTGAATTCATGAATGTAAAGGAATGCCCCCTACCAACAGTAGCACTCATGAGGACTGGGTGGTGACAGATTTGGAAAAAAGAGGCATCACTTGCCTTATAATTCACCAGTGTGGCCAGTAAACAAACCAACAGTGGTATTTCATCATGGATTGTCAACAGTTTT
This window harbors:
- the TTBK1 gene encoding tau-tubulin kinase 1; the protein is MQCLAAVIKDEPNMSGGGEQVDILPTNYVVKDRWKVLKKIGGGGFGEIYEAMDLLTRENVALKVESAQQPKQVLKMEVAVLKKLQGKDHVCRFIGCGRNEKFNYVVMQLQGRNLADLRRSQPRGTFTLSTTLRLGKQILESIEAIHSVGFLHRDIKPSNFAMGRLPSTYRKCYMLDFGLARQYTNTTGEVRPPRNVAGFRGTVRYASVNAHKNREMGRHDDLWSLFYMLVEFAVGQLPWRKIKDKEQVGMIKEKYEHRMLLKHMPSEFHLFLDHIASLDYFTKPDYQLIMSVFENSMKERGITENEAFDWEKAGTDILLSTSTSTPPQQNTRQTAAMFGVVNVTPVPGDLLRENTEDVLQGEHLSDQENAPPILSGRPVEGLGQAPNTAFNEGEVWEETDVNRNKLRISISKTQCMVEEEQRNGVCPSSPVRVPPESPTAQVRSLRYRRVNSPESERLSTADGKADPHERRSRMDIPGSPSRLVCSSQPAQMLSIDTGQADRQASGRMDVSASVEHEALSNAFRSVPLAEEEDFDSKEWVIIDKETELKDFHPGAEPSTSGTTDEEPEELRPIEDGEERRRLGADAAVRPKTHDGRSRGMLPVTEEDSSHRHEGPSQTVSDSRHEQQTGSPAHSPLHSAPALRQRRRESEPTGPQRQAYMLKSFEINGLPKAVPLSLPYQDFRKDMCNYWEKPKLSQRIKKVDFSNIVLTAPCKPLEPYLEMNGKEEEEEEEEEEDYEEEEDEQDEGEEEEEGNEIDMHSDSSSDLSQKSTERSQECAPSTLLADDQKGSKGRASTADGDLELEEGSKTLVLFSPGDLKKSPVATDLPPEVDLGTLAALTPQSERPQPMGSQLDVSEPGTLSSVLKSEPKPPMAVATASSPFTKVERTFVHIAEKTHLNVMSSSGQLMRHEEYCPPGQFEEVIIEEELEDNLVLVENGSIHSGLEGAETESCALSANHVETTSETVGEQPALPNGMPKLPEDKPEVSGKAVLSLDLGEPDKVATREPGLEKAASATEHRKRAETLLETPQQGPRRPLGSRYRSRIPILFSEEDTGSDLSTSLSAKERLYKRAKQPDLARLVMEKRQSRLLRLASGASSSASSSDERRRASETLSATGSEEDTHDSDDSIPQKGEKKAALLRREERAISTRSRIPRPIVPAKTPLEVTRSESSMAAAMAGLCSSPQDAAAACRLPTQRPAGSVPYEGRTTQVQSRLPSSPSSTSLPPRSSSQRSSGASPRSPVLPSRNPSTSPRSQLLPRRESPSPCRQHKPGTAPQRVPPSPRPQPPAQAPGPTGDSLPSPGMAKKRQRGKTQTQSPATKGKQVSLESKAAAR